A DNA window from Acidimicrobiales bacterium contains the following coding sequences:
- a CDS encoding alpha/beta hydrolase gives MNTDRLVWTSTEVCGRRVKYGVAGEGVPVLFVHGWALGNRAYKRALSRLARLGCRVYAPALPGFGGSATLPARHCGLDAYAAWANAFLAAVSEEGPVVAVGHSFGAAVAAKLAHDFPGRASQLVLINPLGGSVWKSSGDKTRTMAERPLWDWAVSFPKDLLLDRRALLTLAAVVEDAGPNLATNPMGVWRAAELARRIDLAAELDALRRSGMPVRAVWAEGDVIIPKACFESLCEALGRPGTVVRGRHSWLLADPESFAEVMAETVAAAASVPPAAAAARAAG, from the coding sequence ATGAACACGGACCGCTTGGTGTGGACCTCGACCGAGGTGTGCGGCCGCCGGGTGAAGTACGGGGTCGCGGGCGAAGGCGTACCCGTCCTGTTCGTCCACGGGTGGGCGCTCGGCAACCGTGCCTACAAGCGGGCGCTGAGCCGGCTCGCCCGTCTCGGGTGCCGGGTGTACGCGCCGGCGCTGCCCGGCTTCGGGGGGAGCGCGACTCTCCCGGCACGACATTGCGGTCTCGATGCGTACGCCGCGTGGGCCAACGCGTTCCTTGCCGCTGTAAGCGAGGAAGGACCGGTGGTCGCGGTGGGCCACAGCTTCGGGGCGGCGGTCGCCGCGAAGCTGGCGCACGACTTCCCCGGCCGCGCTTCCCAACTCGTATTGATCAACCCGCTGGGCGGGTCGGTATGGAAGAGCTCGGGCGACAAGACTCGGACCATGGCGGAGCGGCCGCTGTGGGACTGGGCCGTGTCTTTTCCCAAGGATCTGCTGCTCGACCGCCGGGCGCTGCTGACCCTAGCGGCCGTTGTCGAGGACGCCGGCCCGAATCTGGCCACCAACCCGATGGGGGTCTGGCGCGCTGCGGAGCTCGCCCGGCGCATCGACCTCGCTGCGGAGCTCGACGCCCTGCGCAGGTCGGGTATGCCGGTCCGTGCGGTGTGGGCGGAAGGCGACGTGATCATCCCGAAGGCCTGCTTCGAGTCGTTGTGCGAGGCGTTGGGCCGGCCGGGCACGGTGGTCCGGGGCAGGCACTCGTGGCTGCTGGCGGATCCGGAGTCGTTTGCGGAGGTGATGGCGGAGACAGTCGCCGCCGCAGCGTCGGTCCCGCCGGCCGCTGCAGCGGCCCGCGCCGCTGGGTGA